CACACGAGAACTATCCAAAGAGGAGGGGAATAGCTAGGGTTAGGGACCTCCTCTCCTATGGCGTGAACGTAGCCCTTGGCCACGACGACATACAGAACCACTTGAACCCGTTGGGCGTTGGGGACTTAATGCAGTCTGCCTTTGCGTTGGTAATAGGCGAGTACATGTACTTCAAGAAGTACGTTAACGCGATATTCGACATGATGACCTATAACGGGGCAAAGTTGCAGGGCATAGAGGACTACGGGCTGGGTGAGGGGAGGCTAGCTAGTCTGGTAGTACTGGAGGCGAGAGATCCGAGGGAGGCAATAAGGTCTATATCCCCTAGGAGGTTGGTGGTAAGCAACGGGAAAGTCGTCTACTCCAGGAGGGAGACTGAAGAAATGTTTATGTAGAACAGTGACATTCCTTGTTTCATCTAAATGCTGTTTAAATGTAAGCTATAATTTTTGTTAAATATTCATAATAATACGCAGAAAGTTTTTAACTAATTTAGTAAATCATATTATGATCTGAAATGAGTAGGTCAATTTTCGTGAGGGAGTCCTCCGGTCTTAGGAAGGAAGTAACGTCTCTGGACGCGATAATGCTAAACCTTGGGAACATGTCAGCAGGCGTAGCGCTGTTTACAGGGATAAGTCCCTATATAACCCCGGGAGGGGTGATCTGGATAGCTGCAATAATAGGCCTGCTATTGACCTTGCCCCAAGCATATATGTACACGAGGCTGACCTACGAGATTCCTAGGACTGGAGGTGACTACGTGTGGATCTCCAGGACTTTTGGCGGGCTTCCAGGGTTCATGATGGCCTTCGCGCTAATGATAGAGTCTACAGCGTTTTTTGCGTTGACCGCCTACTTCTTTTCGCAGGCAGTAGGCTCAGTGATCTCGACGATCGGTACCTTGGACGGCAACTCAGTCCTCGTATCCCTCTCCAGTATCCTGCAGACCCCTGTTTACTCTTACGTCTTAGGGGCTGTGCTCTTTGCGGTGATTATAGCGTTCAACGTGTTTAAGGCAAAGTACGGCTACGTCCTGGTCACGGTCTCCGTAGCCATTGCCCTCATCGCCACTCTTATAGCCATGGGAGTTATGGCCGCCAACATAGGGGACTTCAGCGTCGCAATACAGCACTTCCTAACAGCTGAGGGCATAGCTCCGTCTTCCAACTACGCGTCCTCAGTTTCCCCACCTAGCCTCGCAGCTACTATGGCCATCTTGCCCTTACTGGCCATATTTACCTACCCGTGGATGCAGGCAGTCCCCGCGGTGGCAGCGGAACTAAAGAAGGTCAAGTACGCCGCTTACGGCATCTTCGTCCCCCTACTCCTGACGGGGTTCTTAGTAACAGTTGGCTTCTTCCTGCTCTACCAGGCTGGGGGCTATGTCTTCACAACTTACATGTTCACCAACCCCAACTCCGGTTTTGTCTACACCTTCTGGACGGTGGCCATGGGCTTGACAAGCAACTACGCGCTACAGTGGATAATAGGCATAGGCCTACTAACGTGGGAGTTCGCCATATTAGCTTACGGCGTCCTCGTCTTCGCTAGGTACATATTTGCCATGGCGTTTGACAGGATAATGCCAGAGTTCTTCACTAGGCTGAACAAGCAGGGCTCCCCGGTCTACACGCACTTGTTCGACCTAGTACTCACCTTGGCCATCCTCGTTGTCCCAGTGGTGTCTGTGTCAGGGGCGACCGCACTATATGGAGCAGAGGTAATAGGGATGATCTACTTCCTCGTTGTGGGTCTAGTGGGCACGTTCAAGGGGTTGCAGAAGAGGTCGTTCCTGCTTGCGGGCCTTTCAGCCTTTACCGCTGGGTACTTCGTGTTCCTCACCTACGAGTCGGTCACCAACCCGGTGTTCAGCTTCGTCACTTCCAATGGCGCCCCAGACCCGATAACCTTAGGGTTCGTCATAGGCTCGTACGTTGTCGGTGCGTTGATCTACCTGGTCAGCAAGTACGTAAACCAAAGGAAGGGCGTGCCTCTAGACATGGTGTTCAAGGAAATACCGCCTGAGTGAGTTGTCACCAAGTTAAGCAGTTTTCTTAAGGTACTGTTAAGGAATTGTTTTTAGTGCTGACGCCCCGCTCTGTTGCCAAGTTCTCCTTTGCTTAACAGTTCGTTGAAGTAGATCTCGTTGACAAATAGCCTCGTGAACCTGAGCTTGTTGAAGCCCCCAGGCTGGGCCCCCTCTCCTGTCTTATCCTAAAGTTTACAAC
Above is a window of Candidatus Aramenus sp. CH1 DNA encoding:
- a CDS encoding APC family permease encodes the protein MSRSIFVRESSGLRKEVTSLDAIMLNLGNMSAGVALFTGISPYITPGGVIWIAAIIGLLLTLPQAYMYTRLTYEIPRTGGDYVWISRTFGGLPGFMMAFALMIESTAFFALTAYFFSQAVGSVISTIGTLDGNSVLVSLSSILQTPVYSYVLGAVLFAVIIAFNVFKAKYGYVLVTVSVAIALIATLIAMGVMAANIGDFSVAIQHFLTAEGIAPSSNYASSVSPPSLAATMAILPLLAIFTYPWMQAVPAVAAELKKVKYAAYGIFVPLLLTGFLVTVGFFLLYQAGGYVFTTYMFTNPNSGFVYTFWTVAMGLTSNYALQWIIGIGLLTWEFAILAYGVLVFARYIFAMAFDRIMPEFFTRLNKQGSPVYTHLFDLVLTLAILVVPVVSVSGATALYGAEVIGMIYFLVVGLVGTFKGLQKRSFLLAGLSAFTAGYFVFLTYESVTNPVFSFVTSNGAPDPITLGFVIGSYVVGALIYLVSKYVNQRKGVPLDMVFKEIPPE